The sequence CTGTCCAACTGAGCATAATTGCGTTCCGCTGTCCCTAGCGTCCGAGATGCGAAAGCGATTGGCGCCTCTCTATTCTGGTCATCACGTTGAGACAGAACAGCTCCTATGCCGTATGGTGAAGCGTCACATGAGACGAGAAGCTCCTTCTGTTCGTCGTAGTGTGCCAGTACGGTCTGACTGAGAAGCAATCTCTTCAGTTTATCGAATGCTTCTTGATGCTTGGTCTCCCATCTCCACGTGGCGTCCTTCTGCAGGAGCTGGTAGAGACAGCTGGCAATTGTTGCCCTGTTCTTCAAAAACCTGTCATAGAAAGCCAGCATTCCAAGGAATGATTGAAGtgcttgcttgcagtttggtgcTGGAGCATTCGTTATTGCTCGAACTTTCTCTTCGTTGGTGTGGACGCCTGTCTCGTCAATTCGGTGTCCCAGAaaagaaacttctcgcactgcaaaACAGCACTTGTTTTTGCCGAGACGAAGGTTGCAATTGCGCAGCCTCTTCAGAACCTCTTCCAGTCTCTCGGCGTGTTCAGTGGCGTCTTTTCCACTGATGATCACGTCATCTAGGTATGCGCAAACGCCTGTGATGCCAGACAGCATAGTCTCCATAAAGCGTTGAAAAATGGCTGGAGCTGCAGAGATTCCGAAAGGCAATCGTTTGACCTTGTAAAGCCCTTTCAGCGTGTTCAGGGTCAATATCTCTGATGTCTCTGGCGTTACGTGAAGTTGCTGGTAAGCTTGTGCCAAATCCAGGGTGCTGAATACCTTGCCTCCCCTCAAGTGGCTAAGGACTTCATCTGTTGTTGGAAGTGGGTAGTCTGCCTTCTTCGATACCTGGTTCACTGTGCACGGTAGTCGCCGCATATTCGCAACGagccgtttttctttcgaacaagtaCGAGAGGCGTTGCCCAATCCGAATGCTGCGCAGGCTCGATTATGCCTTGACTTTGCAGTCGATCCAATTCAGCTTCTACAGCTGACCGCAGCGCGAAAGGAACTGGTCGTGCTTTTAGGAACTTTGGTTTCGCTCCTTCCACGAGTTCAAGTTGTACCGCAGGACCGACGTGTCCTGAGATGTCCTCGTCGAACACAGACTGGTACTTGTCTAGAAGCTTCGAAACAAGTTTGTCGTCTGATACGTCATTGATGCCCGTGATCTGTATACCCAGATGAGGAAACCAGTTTCGTCCGAGGAGGTTACAACCTGCTCCTTTGATGACAACAAGCGGTAGTGTGAAATTcttgttcttgtgctctacatccaCCGTTGCACATCCGAGAACTCGGAGGGACTGGCCTGACCATGTGCGTAGGAGAATGTTGTCCGTTTGAAGCTGTGGTGGGTCATCTGTCCACGTAGCTTTGAACGTGGCCTCACTGATGATGTGCAGGCTGCACCCGAGTCGACTTCGAACTCCAAGGTCTTGCCATGTATGCGTAGTTGAGTCATGACCTTCTGCGTGCTGGACGCGTCGATTAAGGTGTTGAGCTCGTAAAGTGCCGCGTCTGGTGAATCCTTTGGAGTCGTGACTGGTGCTGAGGCCACTGTCGAAGTTCCTTGTCGGGGATATTcgatgttgttgttcttgtttgttcttgcctctttccgctttttcaggcaggccttttcaatgtgtccgcgtttcttgcagtagttgcaggaagctgtctgaaacttgcaagtgtccggactatgctgcgcgtcacaacgccaacagtgttgtttcttcttttgggcAGAGGCACTCGAGTGACGTTTTTCTGTCTTGCTGATACTTGTGCAGGCTTCGTGAATCTCTTTGAATTCcgttttcacgtttttctgaTCTTCGACGGCGTTTTCAGCTCGCAGTGCAATGTCAAAGACTCTCTTGAATGTCAAGTCCTTTTCTGCGAACAGCCGTTGCTGGACCTGCTCGTTCCGAAGACCGCAAACGAAACGATCCCGCAGCATTACATCAAGAGGCAGCATTGTTGGATTCGCCGCAGCGTCTACGCTTGTTCCAAAATTGCAATCTGCTGCTAGCTTCTTGAGCGCTGTTACGTAATCACTGACCGTTTCGTCATGCCGTTGGTCACGACGTTGGAAGCGTGCCCTGCAGAAGACCTCCGACGGCTGTGGATCAAAGTGCGCCTTGAGCATCTCGACTATGTCATCGTAGCTCACTTGGTTGGCTGCTTGGGTTGAACGAGGGCGCAGACGACGTCGTAAGTCTGTTCCCCGCATAACGTTAGCAGATGAGCACGTTTCTTCGAAGCGTCCGTAATGTCGTTAGCCTCGAAGAAGAACTGTAGCCTCCCATACCAGGATCTCCAGGAGCCGGAGCTGCCGCTGAATTCGGGTAGCCGACCAAAGTCAGGCGTCGCCATCTCGTTCCGTTCCTTGACGTCGGTGAAGTGCCGGTGAGTCcagagtcttcctcgtcgccaactgttacgtctgtacagccacttgtggctgtacgacgatttatttaacacaaggaaacatgaacacgttaaaaagcgcagcttaggcgttggagtcacatatggctaacgttcgacaccagaatgacgctcgtgccacagcgccagtgtagtcgcgcgcgcacttcatcgtcgttgtcttccaGCGAGACATGTCACCTATAATGAGATCAAAGGCGCaggtattatattattattattattattatattattattattactattattttatattattattattatttattatattattattattattattattattatattattatttattattattcctcagcatatataaccatcgctttgctaaaaatgactggatctcgttcaaatactgctgaatcattatcactgccatcacttcactgccgacgaaattgttctgatctcttatttctctacaagccagtccacggtatcatatcctgccctgtacatctcaattgtgttaattttagaattccgcgtaagttaaagagagaacagaccgtttcatgtacccgcctgcttcttccaacactctaccgttcacagaatacaaagtctttataatattaattttcttgatcttgacgtttttcatagtccacaatcattgtttttatccgagctttgcactgttttgacatagtatggcacaatgtacaaagtcttcccttctgtCTTTCCGCAttgttgtatatgtgcaatctagtttttattccccttcaatatttctcatattgtcttattttactcctcccctttgtgTTCATttcctttgtctacgtgtttttgctcttttatttctgaagactgtctgtattgtattgtttatttttattgattttttttgcgtgcgcctgcacaaagacctcacggttgttcctgggcacgttaaataaatgattgattgattattattattattattattattatattatattattattattattattattattattattattattaatattattattattattattattgttattattcctcagcatatataaccatcgctttgctaaaaatgactctgcatctcgttcaaatactgctgaattattatcactgccatcacttcactgccgacg comes from Rhipicephalus sanguineus isolate Rsan-2018 chromosome 7, BIME_Rsan_1.4, whole genome shotgun sequence and encodes:
- the LOC119398621 gene encoding uncharacterized protein K02A2.6-like → MRRLPCTVNQVSKKADYPLPTTDEVLSHLRGGKVFSTLDLAQAYQQLHVTPETSEILTLNTLKGLYKVKRLPFGISAAPAIFQRFMETMLSGITGVCAYLDDVIISGKDATEHAERLEEVLKRLRNCNLRLGKNKCCFAVREVSFLGHRIDETGVHTNEEKVRAITNAPAPNCKQALQSFLGMLAFYDRFLKNRATIASCLYQLLQKDATWRWETKHQEAFDKLKRLLLSQTVLAHYDEQKELLVSCDASPYGIGAVLSQRDDQNREAPIAFASRTLGTAERNYAQLDREGLAVVFAAHKFHKARLTQEDSILQRLYKAVQDGTVEKLTGDEFAPYRRRATALAFHRECLTLGSRVIIPSSARSHFLALLHAGHRGMVAMKKCARSYVWWPGIDKVIEETVRQCRECLSTQKSPPKAPIPSWDRPKTPWHTVHVDFAGPLLGRTYLVVVDAHTKWVEVRHVTQATSAVVIDVLRSIFATFGIPRKVVSDNGKAFISNEIRQFYTANGIQATTSPAYHPAQTARQNAMWQS